One segment of Danaus plexippus chromosome 10, MEX_DaPlex, whole genome shotgun sequence DNA contains the following:
- the LOC116767017 gene encoding synaptic vesicle glycoprotein 2C-like isoform X1: MIIAKYLHFTLRRFLRLDFLEHGADFEAAISATGFGRFHFCLLAVTGLIYANTAIGITIISFVLPAATCDFKMTSADKGWLTAAPMLGMVIGSYFWGCLADTKGRKVVLVSTLLIDGFVGILSSFVQILPIFMACRFINGFSVAGAMGICFPYLGEFQQTKYREKILCWMEMFWTLGVIVLPLIAWGIIPIQGIRIESGSFSYDSWNWFVAACGIPSLLLGFWLFTFPESPKFMMECGDYDDALACLKKIYKQNTGDDPDNYPIKSLKEKVRTISVASQSSQKSVRSLSMRKPKDLRRLFSEIWAQTKALCKAPYLKYTILTCLIQFGLTTSYYTLMIWFPELFNRYEEFEHRFPGKSASVCDVSSIVVKDENSKDPFDCEKIIDQSVYTHTLIVGLACIPTSLWLPLCVHKLGAKFFLIFSLGFAGVVTVGLYFVQNSTQNLVLSCIFEALTSLAISLVFCVLVDLFPTNLRVMAAALSLTAGRGGGLIGNLSFGYLIDINCVVPIVLFSAFLFIAAILCFFLPKTGQEALD; encoded by the exons ATGATCATCgcaaaatatttgcattttacCCTACGGCGATTTTTAC GTTTAGACTTCTTAGAACATGGAGCGGACTTCGAAGCCGCGATATCCGCAACTG gTTTTGGCCGTTTCCATTTCTGTCTGTTAGCGGTAACAGGTCTAATTTATGCTAATACAGCGATAGGTATTACCATTATTTCCTTTGTACTCCCTGCGGCGACATGCGATTTCAAGATGACATCCGCCGACAAGGGCTGGCTTACAGCTGCCCCTATGTTAG GTATGGTTATCGGATCTTATTTCTGGGGTTGCTTGGCTGATACTAAAGGCCGTAAAGTGGTCTTAGTATCCACCTTGCTAATCGACGGTTTTGTTGGAATACTTTCGTCGTTCGTCCAAATTTTACCAATCTTCATGGCATGCAGATTTATCAACGGATTTTC TGTTGCTGGAGCTATGGGCATTTGTTTCCCATACTTAGGAGAATTCCAACAAACCAAGTACAGAGAAAAGATCCTTTGTTGGATGGAAATGTTCTGGACTCTGGGAGTTATCGTATTGCCTC TGATCGCGTGGGGCATCATTCCGATCCAGGGAATACGCATCGAAAGTGGAAGTTTCTCCTACGATTCCTGGAATTGGTTCGTTGCTGCTTGTGGAATACCCTCTCTGCTCCTGGGCTTCTGGCTCTTTACATTCCCTGAGAGCCCCAAGTTCATGATGGAGTGCGGTGACTACGATGATGCTCTCGCCTGcctcaaaaaaatttacaaacagaACACCGGCGATGATCCCGACAATTATCCc ATCAAGAGCTTGAAAGAAAAGGTACGTACTATATCGGTAGCTTCCCAGAGCTCTCAAAAATCCGTCCGAAGTTTGAGCATGCGCAAGCCTAAAGATCTGAGACGACTATTTTCCGAAATTTGGGCTCAAACTAAAGCACTCTGCAAAGCACCATACTTGAAGTACACGATACTCACCTGTCTCATTCAATTTGGATTAACTACTAG CTACTATACCCTCATGATCTGGTTCCCTGAATTGTTCAACCGCTACGAAGAATTCGAACATCGCTTCCCCGGTAAATCTGCTTCAGTTTGTGACGTCTCCAGTATTGTGGTTAAGGACGAAAACAGCAAAGATCCATTCGACTGCGAGAAAATCATCGATCAGAGTGTATACACTCACACATTAATTGTCGGTTTGGCTTGTATACCAACATCCCTATGGTTGCCGCTTTGCGTGCACAAACTTGGTGCGAAGTTCTTCCTCA ttttcTCGCTGGGTTTCGCTGGTGTAGTTACGGTGGGACTTTACTTCGTACAGAACTCTACTCAGAACTTAGTACTTTCTTGTATATTCGAAGCCCTCACCTCGTTAGCCATCAGTCTGGTCTTCTGTGTGCTTGTAGACCTCTTCCCTACAAACCTTAG GGTGATGGCGGCTGCACTCTCACTGACCGCTGGCCGAGGTGGTGGCCTTATCGGTAACTTGTCCTTTGGGTACCTCATTGATATAAACTGCGTGGTGCCCATCGTGCTATTCTCAGCATTCCTGTTCA TTGCTGCAATACTTTGCTTCTTCTTGCCAAAGACGGGACAAGAAGCACTCGACTAG
- the LOC116767017 gene encoding synaptic vesicle glycoprotein 2C-like isoform X2 — MGLDFLEHGADFEAAISATGFGRFHFCLLAVTGLIYANTAIGITIISFVLPAATCDFKMTSADKGWLTAAPMLGMVIGSYFWGCLADTKGRKVVLVSTLLIDGFVGILSSFVQILPIFMACRFINGFSVAGAMGICFPYLGEFQQTKYREKILCWMEMFWTLGVIVLPLIAWGIIPIQGIRIESGSFSYDSWNWFVAACGIPSLLLGFWLFTFPESPKFMMECGDYDDALACLKKIYKQNTGDDPDNYPIKSLKEKVRTISVASQSSQKSVRSLSMRKPKDLRRLFSEIWAQTKALCKAPYLKYTILTCLIQFGLTTSYYTLMIWFPELFNRYEEFEHRFPGKSASVCDVSSIVVKDENSKDPFDCEKIIDQSVYTHTLIVGLACIPTSLWLPLCVHKLGAKFFLIFSLGFAGVVTVGLYFVQNSTQNLVLSCIFEALTSLAISLVFCVLVDLFPTNLRVMAAALSLTAGRGGGLIGNLSFGYLIDINCVVPIVLFSAFLFIAAILCFFLPKTGQEALD; from the exons ATGG GTTTAGACTTCTTAGAACATGGAGCGGACTTCGAAGCCGCGATATCCGCAACTG gTTTTGGCCGTTTCCATTTCTGTCTGTTAGCGGTAACAGGTCTAATTTATGCTAATACAGCGATAGGTATTACCATTATTTCCTTTGTACTCCCTGCGGCGACATGCGATTTCAAGATGACATCCGCCGACAAGGGCTGGCTTACAGCTGCCCCTATGTTAG GTATGGTTATCGGATCTTATTTCTGGGGTTGCTTGGCTGATACTAAAGGCCGTAAAGTGGTCTTAGTATCCACCTTGCTAATCGACGGTTTTGTTGGAATACTTTCGTCGTTCGTCCAAATTTTACCAATCTTCATGGCATGCAGATTTATCAACGGATTTTC TGTTGCTGGAGCTATGGGCATTTGTTTCCCATACTTAGGAGAATTCCAACAAACCAAGTACAGAGAAAAGATCCTTTGTTGGATGGAAATGTTCTGGACTCTGGGAGTTATCGTATTGCCTC TGATCGCGTGGGGCATCATTCCGATCCAGGGAATACGCATCGAAAGTGGAAGTTTCTCCTACGATTCCTGGAATTGGTTCGTTGCTGCTTGTGGAATACCCTCTCTGCTCCTGGGCTTCTGGCTCTTTACATTCCCTGAGAGCCCCAAGTTCATGATGGAGTGCGGTGACTACGATGATGCTCTCGCCTGcctcaaaaaaatttacaaacagaACACCGGCGATGATCCCGACAATTATCCc ATCAAGAGCTTGAAAGAAAAGGTACGTACTATATCGGTAGCTTCCCAGAGCTCTCAAAAATCCGTCCGAAGTTTGAGCATGCGCAAGCCTAAAGATCTGAGACGACTATTTTCCGAAATTTGGGCTCAAACTAAAGCACTCTGCAAAGCACCATACTTGAAGTACACGATACTCACCTGTCTCATTCAATTTGGATTAACTACTAG CTACTATACCCTCATGATCTGGTTCCCTGAATTGTTCAACCGCTACGAAGAATTCGAACATCGCTTCCCCGGTAAATCTGCTTCAGTTTGTGACGTCTCCAGTATTGTGGTTAAGGACGAAAACAGCAAAGATCCATTCGACTGCGAGAAAATCATCGATCAGAGTGTATACACTCACACATTAATTGTCGGTTTGGCTTGTATACCAACATCCCTATGGTTGCCGCTTTGCGTGCACAAACTTGGTGCGAAGTTCTTCCTCA ttttcTCGCTGGGTTTCGCTGGTGTAGTTACGGTGGGACTTTACTTCGTACAGAACTCTACTCAGAACTTAGTACTTTCTTGTATATTCGAAGCCCTCACCTCGTTAGCCATCAGTCTGGTCTTCTGTGTGCTTGTAGACCTCTTCCCTACAAACCTTAG GGTGATGGCGGCTGCACTCTCACTGACCGCTGGCCGAGGTGGTGGCCTTATCGGTAACTTGTCCTTTGGGTACCTCATTGATATAAACTGCGTGGTGCCCATCGTGCTATTCTCAGCATTCCTGTTCA TTGCTGCAATACTTTGCTTCTTCTTGCCAAAGACGGGACAAGAAGCACTCGACTAG